From the Anguilla anguilla isolate fAngAng1 chromosome 8, fAngAng1.pri, whole genome shotgun sequence genome, one window contains:
- the LOC118233724 gene encoding histone H2B 1/2-like, whose translation MPAKAAPKKGAKRGFTKKARKGGKKRRRTRKESYAIYVYKVLKQVHPDTGISSKAMKIMNSFVHDMFQRIACEASRLTHYNKHATIASREVQTAVRLLLPGELAKHAVSEGTKAVTKYTSSK comes from the coding sequence ATGCCTGCTAAAGCCGCCCCCAAAAAAGGAGCCAAACGAGGCTTCACTAAGAAGGCCAGAAAGGGAGGGAAGAAACGCCGCAGGACCAGGAAAGAGAGCTATGCTATCTACGTGTACAAGGTGCTGAAACAGGTGCATCCGGACACCGGAATCTCTTCCAAGGCCATGAAAATCATGAACAGCTTCGTCCACGATATGTTCCAGCGCATCGCTTGCGAAGCATCTCGCTTGACCCACTACAACAAGCACGCAACCATCGCGTCCAGGGAGGTTCAGACCGCTGTACGCCTTCTGTTACCCGGAGAGCTGGCTAAACACGCCGTATCTGAGGGTACCAAGGCTGTCACCAAGTACACCAGTTCCAAGTAA
- the LOC118233723 gene encoding histone H2B 1/2-like, whose translation MPGKAAPKKGAKKGFKKKARKGDKKRRRTRKESYAIYVYKVLKQVHPDTGISSKAMKIMNSFVHDIFQRIACESSRLTHYNKHSTVTSREIQTAVRLLLPGELAKHAVSEGTKAVTKYTSSK comes from the coding sequence ATGCCTGGTAAAGCTGCACCCAAGAAAGGCGCTAAGAAGGGCTTCAAGAAGAAGGCGAGGAAAGGAGACAAGAAACGCCGCAGGACTAGGAAGGAGAGCTATGCTATTTATGTGTACAAGGTGCTGAAGCAAGTTCACCCAGATACTGGCATTTCTTCCAAAGCCATGAAAATCATGAACAGCTTTGTCCATGATATCTTCCAGCGCATCGCCTGCGAATCCTCTCGCTTGACCCACTACAATAAGCACTCAACCGTCACTTCCCGAGAGATTCAGACCGCCGTGCGCCTTCTGTTGCCCGGAGAGCTGGCTAAACACGCCGTGTCTGAGGGTACCAAGGCCGTCACCAAGTATACTAGCTCCAAGTAG